A genomic stretch from Salarias fasciatus chromosome 18, fSalaFa1.1, whole genome shotgun sequence includes:
- the LOC115405736 gene encoding C-C motif chemokine 18-like, whose protein sequence is MASKTLIALTVLLCFALGIRGQYQRTRQSCCEQYRKKPVAFVNILGYREQKEGENCRLPAIIFLMTNQKQICANKNQKWVQEILRKLSEKLKKMSKPNSGSEEEAPVAKPGRRPVHDGSGFIFNITNGTESFYE, encoded by the exons ATGGCATCGAAAACTCTGATCGCCCTCACTGTTCTCCTCTGCTTCGCGCTGGGAATACGAGGCCAATATCAGCGTACCC GTCAATCCTGCTGTGAACAATACAGAAAGAAACCAGTGGCTTTCGTAAACATATTGGGCTACAGAGAgcaaaaagaaggagaaaactgCCGCCTTCCTGCAATCAT TTTCCTCATGACCAACCAGAAGCAGATCTGTGCAAACAAGAACCAGAAGTGGGTTCAGGAAATTCTGCGGAAACTCAG tgaaaaactgaagaagatgTCAAAGCCCAACTCAGGCAGTGAGGAAGAAGCACCAGTGGCCAAACCTGGAAGACGCCCAGTTCATGATGGCAGTGGATTTATCTTCAACATCACAAACGGCACTGAAAGTTTTTATGAGTAA